The following are encoded together in the Candidatus Methylomirabilis oxygeniifera genome:
- the yjeF gene encoding putative carbohydrate kinase (Evidence 3 : Function proposed based on presence of conserved amino acid motif, structural feature or limited homology; Product type pe : putative enzyme) — protein sequence MAVNVVTATQMRELDRRATEEYGIPSLLLMENAGLQAVLELERAFPHLRQCRVVIVCGKGNNGGDGFVVARHLFNREIAVTVLLLARQADVKGDARTNLDIIQKCGVPIYEVTTGQALEARRSAIEDADVVVDAILGTGTTGPAKDLFVEAIELLNQAGRPIVALDIPSGLNSDEGNIPGPSINANLTVTFGLPKRCVILYPAASYAGRVVTVDIGLPRPLLIDPILDVSLVETRDVVDALPRRDPNAHKGTYGHALVVAGSPGKTGAAAMCAFSTLRIGAGLVTLALPESLNDAMEAKLTEVMTEPLPETGERTVAFAALDRVLELVKGKRVVAIGPGLSIHPETAELVRAVLNTVKAQIVVDADGINALGPNLEVLRNLALPPILTPHPGELARLLGIDRDEIVRNRIPIAQKVATSFGVYLVLKGARTLIATPEGRVAINMTGNAGMATGGTGDVLTGLIAGLLAQGVDADMAAKAAVYLHGVAGDLAAEAVGQEAMVASDLMAQIPEAIRQLKSHDPAQKREVHPRA from the coding sequence ATGGCCGTAAACGTGGTGACGGCGACTCAGATGCGCGAGCTCGATCGACGGGCGACGGAGGAGTACGGTATCCCGTCGCTGCTGTTGATGGAGAACGCTGGACTTCAGGCGGTACTGGAGCTGGAGCGCGCGTTTCCGCACCTGCGCCAATGCCGTGTCGTCATTGTCTGCGGCAAGGGCAACAACGGCGGCGATGGGTTCGTCGTAGCCCGCCACCTTTTCAACCGCGAGATCGCGGTCACGGTATTGCTGCTGGCTCGCCAGGCGGATGTGAAAGGGGACGCCAGGACGAATCTCGACATTATTCAAAAATGCGGCGTACCGATCTATGAAGTGACGACCGGCCAGGCGCTTGAGGCGAGAAGAAGCGCAATCGAAGACGCCGATGTCGTCGTGGATGCCATCCTGGGAACCGGGACGACCGGGCCCGCGAAAGACCTTTTCGTCGAAGCCATTGAACTGCTCAACCAAGCCGGCAGACCGATTGTGGCCCTCGATATCCCATCCGGCCTGAATAGTGATGAAGGGAACATTCCTGGACCGAGCATTAACGCGAACCTCACCGTCACCTTCGGCCTGCCCAAGCGGTGTGTGATCCTGTATCCGGCGGCCTCATATGCCGGTCGGGTCGTGACGGTGGATATCGGTCTGCCGAGGCCGCTGCTCATCGATCCGATCCTTGATGTGTCGCTTGTGGAGACCAGGGACGTTGTCGACGCGCTTCCGCGACGCGACCCGAATGCCCACAAAGGGACCTATGGTCACGCGTTGGTCGTGGCGGGCTCGCCTGGTAAGACCGGCGCGGCGGCGATGTGCGCGTTCTCGACGCTCCGAATCGGCGCGGGGTTAGTTACGCTGGCGTTGCCGGAGAGCCTGAATGACGCAATGGAGGCGAAGCTCACGGAAGTCATGACTGAACCGCTCCCTGAGACCGGGGAGCGGACGGTGGCCTTTGCCGCCCTGGACAGGGTTTTGGAGCTGGTGAAGGGCAAACGAGTGGTGGCGATCGGTCCGGGGCTCTCGATTCATCCTGAGACCGCTGAGCTGGTCCGAGCCGTCTTGAATACCGTTAAGGCGCAAATCGTGGTCGATGCCGATGGAATCAACGCGCTTGGACCGAATCTGGAAGTGTTGCGTAATCTTGCGCTTCCGCCGATCCTCACCCCCCATCCCGGAGAGCTTGCCCGTTTGCTCGGCATCGACCGTGATGAGATAGTCAGGAACCGGATCCCGATTGCGCAGAAGGTCGCGACGAGCTTCGGTGTGTACCTGGTATTGAAGGGCGCCCGTACCCTGATTGCGACTCCGGAGGGTCGCGTAGCAATCAACATGACCGGGAACGCGGGGATGGCGACGGGCGGAACCGGTGACGTATTGACGGGGCTGATCGCCGGTCTCCTCGCCCAGGGCGTGGATGCCGATATGGCGGCGAAGGCCGCAGTCTACCTGCACGGCGTGGCCGGGGATCTGGCGGCCGAGGCGGTCGGCCAGGAGGCGATGGTGGCTTCCGATCTGATGGCGCAGATCCCGGAGGCCATTCGACAACTGAAATCCCATGATCCAGCTCAGAAGCGGGAGGTTCATCCACGGGCATGA
- the acpS gene encoding acyl carrier protein synthase (ACP-CoA phosphopantetheinyltransferase)(Holo-ACP synthase) (holo-[acyl-carrier-protein] synthase (CoA:apo-[acyl-carrier-protein] pantetheinephosphotransferase)) (Evidence 2a : Function of homologous gene experimentally demonstrated in an other organism; PubMedId : 7559576; Product type e : enzyme): MVIGIGIDLVQISRFEQAATRHGARLLNRLFTGAEQARLRHYRSPGRHLAARFAAKEAAFKALRTGWGQGVVWQDVEIVGGGREPSSVVLSGRARDVAACLGITQMLVTLTHDGDYAMACVVATDGR; the protein is encoded by the coding sequence ATGGTGATCGGGATCGGAATTGACCTGGTTCAGATCAGTCGATTTGAGCAGGCCGCCACACGTCACGGCGCTCGCCTGCTGAATCGCCTTTTTACCGGGGCGGAACAGGCGCGCTTGAGACACTATCGATCGCCAGGGCGTCACCTCGCGGCCCGTTTTGCGGCGAAGGAGGCGGCCTTTAAGGCGCTTCGTACAGGATGGGGGCAGGGGGTGGTGTGGCAGGATGTGGAGATCGTTGGGGGCGGGCGTGAGCCGTCGAGCGTCGTCCTTTCGGGTCGTGCCCGGGACGTTGCGGCCTGCCTGGGGATCACGCAGATGCTTGTCACGCTTACGCATGATGGCGATTATGCGATGGCCTGTGTTGTAGCCACTGACGGCAGATAG
- the pdxJ gene encoding pyridoxal phosphate biosynthetic protein PdxJ (PNP synthase) (Evidence 2a : Function of homologous gene experimentally demonstrated in an other organism; PubMedId : 10944349; Product type e : enzyme): MVGLCVNVDHIATIRQSRRGVEPDPVQAALFAESAGASGITVHLREDRRHIQDRDVELLRRLVKTKLNLEMAVTEEMIEIALALKPEMATLVPERREELTTEGGLDVHGHIDDVGRAVRRLREGGIAVSLFIDPEHHQVAAAARAGADFVELHTGSYAEAKGRKAQESELTRLIQSVTAGRELDLRINAGHGLDYRNVGSIAAIPEVEELSIGHSIIARAVLVGMERAIREMLAAMGADRAR, from the coding sequence ATGGTTGGGTTATGTGTGAACGTCGATCATATCGCGACGATTAGGCAGTCAAGACGGGGTGTGGAGCCTGATCCGGTACAGGCGGCGCTGTTTGCCGAATCGGCCGGCGCATCCGGAATCACTGTGCACCTGCGTGAGGACCGACGACATATCCAGGATCGGGATGTTGAACTCCTCCGGCGGCTGGTCAAGACGAAGCTGAACCTGGAGATGGCCGTCACGGAAGAGATGATCGAGATCGCCCTGGCACTGAAGCCGGAGATGGCGACGCTCGTCCCGGAGCGACGTGAGGAGCTGACCACTGAAGGCGGGCTGGATGTCCACGGACACATCGATGACGTGGGCCGGGCCGTACGCCGCTTGCGTGAGGGCGGCATCGCGGTCAGTCTCTTTATCGACCCGGAACACCACCAGGTAGCGGCTGCTGCACGCGCCGGTGCCGACTTCGTCGAGCTTCACACCGGATCGTATGCGGAGGCAAAGGGTCGTAAGGCCCAGGAGTCGGAGTTGACCCGTCTCATTCAGTCGGTGACAGCGGGAAGGGAGTTGGATCTTCGGATTAATGCCGGGCATGGTCTGGACTATCGCAATGTCGGGTCGATCGCAGCGATCCCGGAGGTGGAGGAGTTGAGCATTGGGCACAGTATTATCGCGAGGGCTGTTCTTGTAGGCATGGAGCGAGCGATCCGCGAGATGCTGGCAGCCATGGGCGCGGACCGTGCGAGGTAA
- a CDS encoding protein of unknown function (Evidence 5 : No homology to any previously reported sequences) encodes MDGDVLRLISPDVHVRLESAPAGYAVHAAPADDDASHASAHTLLLSYPKP; translated from the coding sequence ATGGACGGCGACGTGCTCCGCTTAATCTCGCCGGACGTCCATGTCCGGCTCGAATCGGCGCCGGCAGGCTACGCTGTCCATGCTGCGCCTGCCGACGACGACGCGTCGCACGCCTCCGCCCACACCCTGTTGCTTTCCTACCCTAAACCCTAG
- the glmM gene encoding phosphoglucosamine mutase (Evidence 2a : Function of homologous gene experimentally demonstrated in an other organism; PubMedId : 10671448, 8550580, 9286983; Product type e : enzyme) yields MRQLFGTDGIRGVANREPMTPETMVKVGRAAAHLLRGATERPTIVIGKDTRLTGYMLETALTAGITSMGVDVLLVGPLPTPGIAFITRSLRADAGVVISASHNPYEDNGIKFFSHEGLKLPDAMEQRIEELIRNGEIDGIRTAPSEIGKAYRVGDAVGRYIEFAKNTLPKGMTLKGMRVVVDCANGAAYKVSPAVLKELNAEVVSLNVEPDGTNINKGCGSLHPEEVRRAVVKHKAHVGFAHDGDADRVVFVDERGELMDGDHILALCALDLKREGRLRENTIVATVMSNIGLDLAMQEAGIKIVRTAVGDRYVLEKMLAERYMLGGEQSGHIIFLEHHTTGDGLVTALQVLATMQRCGKPLSELKACMTSYPQVLINAPVRRRAVVEELPRVQEAIRSAETSMGGRGRILVRLSGTEPVARIMVEGEESAKIERLAREIALAIEKELG; encoded by the coding sequence GTGCGACAACTGTTCGGTACCGACGGGATTCGCGGCGTGGCGAACAGGGAGCCGATGACCCCGGAGACTATGGTGAAAGTGGGTCGTGCGGCTGCGCACCTTCTAAGGGGAGCGACTGAACGGCCTACGATCGTCATCGGGAAGGATACGCGTCTGACGGGCTACATGCTGGAAACGGCGCTGACGGCAGGCATTACCTCGATGGGTGTGGATGTGTTATTGGTTGGTCCGCTCCCTACGCCGGGGATCGCGTTTATCACCCGAAGCCTTCGAGCTGATGCGGGGGTAGTCATCTCGGCCTCCCATAACCCGTACGAGGATAACGGTATTAAGTTTTTCTCTCACGAGGGCCTGAAGCTTCCGGATGCGATGGAGCAGCGGATCGAGGAGTTGATCCGCAACGGAGAGATCGACGGGATCAGGACCGCCCCCAGCGAGATCGGCAAAGCCTACCGTGTGGGTGATGCGGTTGGCCGCTACATCGAATTCGCGAAAAATACCCTACCCAAGGGCATGACGCTGAAAGGGATGCGGGTGGTGGTCGATTGTGCGAACGGCGCAGCCTACAAGGTGTCGCCGGCAGTCCTCAAGGAGTTGAACGCCGAGGTAGTGTCGCTGAACGTCGAGCCCGACGGCACGAATATCAATAAAGGGTGCGGCTCGTTGCATCCGGAAGAGGTGCGACGGGCGGTGGTGAAACATAAGGCGCATGTCGGATTTGCCCATGACGGGGACGCGGACCGGGTTGTGTTTGTCGACGAACGGGGTGAGCTGATGGATGGCGATCATATCCTCGCCCTTTGCGCCCTCGACCTGAAGCGAGAAGGCCGTCTGCGCGAGAATACGATTGTTGCAACTGTGATGAGCAATATCGGTTTGGATCTCGCGATGCAGGAGGCGGGAATCAAGATCGTTCGAACCGCGGTAGGCGATCGGTACGTGTTGGAGAAGATGTTAGCCGAGCGATACATGCTGGGGGGTGAGCAGTCCGGGCATATCATCTTCCTGGAACATCATACCACCGGCGACGGGCTCGTGACCGCCTTGCAGGTGCTGGCAACCATGCAGCGGTGCGGGAAGCCGCTTTCGGAGCTCAAGGCATGTATGACCTCGTACCCTCAAGTATTGATCAACGCCCCGGTCCGACGTAGAGCTGTCGTTGAGGAGCTTCCACGGGTGCAGGAGGCGATTCGATCGGCGGAGACGAGTATGGGAGGCAGAGGACGGATCCTGGTGCGCCTGTCCGGTACGGAGCCGGTGGCCCGCATCATGGTAGAGGGTGAGGAGTCGGCGAAAATCGAGCGACTGGCCCGAGAGATCGCACTGGCGATCGAGAAAGAGCTTGGCTAA
- a CDS encoding exported protein of unknown function (Evidence 5 : No homology to any previously reported sequences): MSIGLFDNLGLKLASLGLAFALWMVVAGEQRDERTLNVPLTLARLPKNTTLLNVPGDFVTVQLRGPKSLISGLSPNEVDVNLDLSALKEGENLVAVKSEQVDVPRGVEVVQVSPKWVRLVLESVTERTVRVAARVEGNPAAGYYLKRASAHPDRVRLVGPRSEVNRLEKVYTSTISIEGRSHDFGAMTSLEPVGKLIKVEGPALVQVSVEIRTNPKPSSS, encoded by the coding sequence ATGTCTATAGGACTCTTCGACAATCTCGGCCTTAAGCTCGCCTCTTTAGGTCTCGCGTTTGCTCTCTGGATGGTAGTGGCCGGAGAGCAGCGGGACGAGCGAACCTTAAATGTCCCGCTTACACTCGCACGGCTTCCGAAAAACACGACCCTCCTCAATGTTCCTGGAGACTTTGTAACGGTCCAGTTGCGTGGTCCGAAAAGTCTGATCTCCGGCCTGTCACCCAACGAGGTAGACGTCAATCTCGATCTCTCGGCTCTGAAAGAAGGAGAGAATCTCGTGGCCGTAAAGTCTGAGCAGGTTGACGTCCCTCGCGGCGTCGAAGTCGTCCAGGTGTCTCCGAAGTGGGTTCGTCTGGTCCTGGAATCCGTGACAGAGCGGACCGTACGGGTTGCAGCTCGCGTGGAAGGGAATCCGGCCGCCGGGTACTATCTCAAGCGGGCCTCGGCGCACCCTGATCGTGTTCGATTGGTCGGACCGAGGAGCGAGGTGAATCGTCTGGAGAAGGTCTACACCTCGACGATCAGCATTGAAGGGCGGTCTCATGACTTCGGCGCCATGACCTCTCTTGAACCTGTGGGAAAGTTGATCAAAGTGGAAGGACCGGCCCTCGTCCAGGTCTCGGTTGAGATCAGGACGAATCCTAAGCCCTCGTCTTCGTAA
- a CDS encoding protein of unknown function (Evidence 5 : No homology to any previously reported sequences), with protein sequence MQYFFGQGDSPLQALDEDYVYRTLRQSRP encoded by the coding sequence GTGCAGTACTTTTTCGGGCAGGGCGACTCTCCTCTACAGGCCCTTGATGAGGATTATGTCTATAGGACTCTTCGACAATCTCGGCCTTAA
- a CDS encoding conserved membrane protein of unknown function (Evidence 4 : Homologs of previously reported genes of unknown function) encodes MWSTILQFGWIDAVDVLIMAFVAYQLLLMFKGTRALQMILGLGLVYLASRIALKGGLLTVNWVLQNSLGVWFLMIIILFQPELRRALATFGLRSRLLHAFAKREEAYMIDEIVRSVASLATKKIGAIIAMERETKLSDYVDSGVSLDARVSRRLLESIFYPGSPLHDGAVVIQGGRVAAASCLLPLTLTSDVSEELGTRHRAAIGLTEETDAIVIVVSEEMGSVSLVQAGAINKGLDAQRLRRQLVELLGPPRSGGSGAKSKEVPAPSVIGG; translated from the coding sequence ATGTGGTCCACCATTCTCCAGTTCGGATGGATTGACGCCGTAGACGTGTTAATCATGGCGTTCGTGGCCTATCAGCTTCTCCTGATGTTCAAAGGGACGCGGGCGCTGCAAATGATTCTGGGTCTCGGCCTTGTCTATCTGGCATCGCGAATCGCCCTCAAGGGTGGTTTGCTGACCGTGAACTGGGTGTTGCAGAACTCGCTAGGTGTCTGGTTCCTGATGATCATCATTCTTTTTCAGCCGGAACTTCGTCGGGCCCTGGCGACGTTCGGTCTTCGATCCCGTCTGCTTCACGCCTTTGCCAAACGCGAAGAGGCGTATATGATTGACGAGATTGTCCGATCTGTAGCCTCCCTGGCCACGAAAAAGATCGGTGCGATTATTGCCATGGAGCGAGAGACCAAGCTCTCCGACTACGTCGATTCCGGTGTGTCGCTCGATGCACGGGTATCGAGGCGATTATTGGAATCGATCTTTTATCCCGGTTCACCGCTCCATGATGGGGCGGTTGTGATCCAAGGCGGGCGTGTAGCCGCCGCCTCGTGCTTGCTGCCGTTAACGCTGACGAGCGACGTCAGCGAGGAACTGGGCACGCGTCATCGCGCCGCCATAGGACTGACGGAAGAAACTGACGCGATCGTCATCGTGGTCTCAGAGGAGATGGGCAGCGTGTCTCTGGTTCAGGCAGGCGCCATCAATAAGGGCCTTGATGCCCAAAGGTTGCGACGTCAACTCGTAGAGCTGTTGGGACCGCCTCGCAGCGGCGGGTCCGGCGCGAAGTCCAAAGAAGTCCCAGCTCCATCAGTGATCGGCGGTTAG
- the folP gene encoding Dihydropteroate synthase (DHPS) (Dihydropteroate pyrophosphorylase) (Evidence 2b : Function of strongly homologous gene; Product type e : enzyme): MTQQTQLRFRCRDHLLDIRQKTWIVGVLNITPDSFSDGGRFLDPRAATDQAMRMVEEGADIVELGGESTRPGADVVPVDEELRRILPVLRELRPRLAIPVAVDTYKPEVARVALEEGADIINDVYGVRGEGRLASVVAEKRAGLVIMHMKGIPQDMQIEPRYNDVVGEVSAFLTDRVAFAEQRGVDPQSIIVDPGLGFGKRSQDNLALLRHLAALHCLGKPIMVGPSRKSLVGEVLKLPVEQRQHGTAACIAAAVLHGAAFVRVHEVRPCAQLVRMLDAIRGA, encoded by the coding sequence ATGACTCAACAGACGCAATTACGCTTCCGCTGCAGGGACCATCTGCTGGATATCCGGCAAAAGACCTGGATCGTCGGGGTGTTGAACATCACCCCGGATTCTTTTTCCGATGGCGGTCGCTTCCTGGATCCTAGGGCAGCCACCGATCAGGCCATGCGGATGGTGGAGGAGGGAGCTGATATCGTGGAACTGGGTGGTGAGTCAACCCGTCCAGGCGCCGACGTCGTCCCTGTAGACGAGGAGCTGCGTCGGATCCTTCCGGTGCTGCGCGAGCTGCGACCCAGGCTTGCGATTCCGGTGGCAGTGGATACCTACAAACCGGAGGTGGCGAGGGTAGCGCTGGAGGAAGGGGCGGATATCATTAACGACGTCTATGGCGTTCGAGGTGAGGGACGCTTAGCGTCGGTGGTCGCCGAGAAGCGCGCCGGTCTCGTCATCATGCATATGAAAGGGATCCCTCAAGATATGCAAATTGAGCCGCGCTACAACGACGTTGTAGGCGAGGTGTCAGCCTTCCTGACAGATCGCGTCGCGTTTGCCGAACAGAGGGGTGTGGATCCGCAGTCCATCATTGTCGATCCGGGGCTGGGCTTCGGGAAGCGGTCGCAGGACAATCTTGCGCTGCTTCGGCATCTGGCGGCGTTGCATTGTCTCGGTAAGCCGATTATGGTCGGTCCATCGCGCAAGTCGCTGGTTGGGGAGGTGCTGAAACTGCCGGTTGAGCAACGTCAACATGGCACGGCGGCCTGTATTGCGGCAGCGGTGCTGCACGGCGCAGCCTTTGTCCGGGTCCACGAGGTTCGGCCCTGCGCGCAGCTCGTTCGAATGCTGGACGCCATCAGGGGGGCCTGA
- the ftsH gene encoding Cell division protein FtsH; ATP-dependent zinc-metallo protease (Evidence 2a : Function of homologous gene experimentally demonstrated in an other organism; PubMedId : 12037319, 7674922; Product type e : enzyme): MSPFFKNLALWLVIGLIMVLVFNIFSQNQPHEKEMIFSDFMAKVTKGEVAEVVVKGADIKGKLTGGEVFRTYAADDKDMISELRQKGVRIIAKPVDESPWYVSMLLSWLPMLLFIGVWIFFMRQMQGGGMKALSFGKSRARLLSDKQNKVTFADVAGADEAKEELREIIEFLKDPPKFQKLGGRIPKGVLLMGPPGTGKTLLARAIAGEANAPFFSISGSDFVEMFVGVGASRVRDLFEQGKKHAPCIIFMDEIDAVGRHRGAGLGGGHDEREQTLNQLLVEMDGFESNDGVILVAATNRPDVLDPALLRPGRFDRQVVVARPDLKGREGILRVHTKKIPVDADVDLTLLARGTPGFSGADLANLVNEAALLAARQNKKTVCMVDFENSKDKVLMGVERKSIVISEEERKVTAYHEAGHTLVAKVLPGTDPIHKVTIIPRGRALGMTQQLPIDEKHNYAKEYLLNEIAIMMGGRVAEELVIGQMTTGAGNDIERATDLARKMVCEWGMSEKLGPLTFGKREEMIFLGREIAQHQDYSEHTAVEIDQEVKQIVMTNYEKAKTLIIDRIGILHALAKALLETEALDGFQIDAIVNGAAAPAQARV; this comes from the coding sequence TTGAGCCCATTTTTTAAGAATCTGGCGCTGTGGCTTGTTATCGGGTTAATCATGGTGCTGGTTTTCAACATTTTCAGCCAGAACCAACCACACGAAAAGGAGATGATCTTCAGCGACTTCATGGCCAAAGTCACAAAGGGCGAGGTTGCGGAAGTCGTCGTGAAGGGCGCGGATATCAAGGGTAAGCTCACCGGCGGTGAAGTCTTTCGAACGTATGCCGCTGATGACAAGGATATGATTTCGGAACTGCGGCAGAAAGGGGTTCGGATCATCGCGAAACCTGTTGATGAGAGTCCCTGGTACGTCAGTATGCTGCTGTCATGGCTTCCGATGCTGTTGTTTATCGGAGTCTGGATCTTCTTCATGCGGCAGATGCAGGGTGGAGGCATGAAGGCCCTCTCGTTCGGCAAGAGTCGCGCGCGCCTGCTGTCTGACAAGCAAAATAAGGTGACCTTTGCCGATGTCGCCGGCGCGGATGAGGCCAAAGAGGAGTTGCGAGAGATCATTGAGTTCCTGAAGGATCCGCCGAAGTTTCAGAAACTTGGCGGGCGGATTCCCAAAGGTGTCTTACTCATGGGCCCTCCGGGTACGGGAAAGACACTGCTGGCGCGCGCCATCGCCGGAGAAGCGAATGCCCCATTTTTTAGTATCTCGGGTTCGGACTTTGTGGAGATGTTTGTCGGCGTCGGCGCCTCGCGCGTGCGGGATCTGTTCGAACAGGGCAAGAAGCATGCGCCGTGCATCATCTTCATGGATGAGATCGATGCCGTAGGCAGGCATCGGGGCGCGGGTCTCGGCGGCGGTCATGACGAGCGGGAGCAGACCTTGAATCAGCTTCTGGTCGAAATGGACGGCTTCGAATCGAACGACGGAGTCATCCTGGTCGCAGCGACCAATCGCCCTGACGTCCTGGACCCGGCGCTGCTTCGACCTGGACGATTTGATCGCCAGGTCGTGGTGGCGAGACCTGATCTCAAGGGCCGCGAAGGCATCCTGCGCGTCCACACGAAAAAGATTCCCGTAGATGCCGATGTGGACCTGACGCTTTTGGCGCGCGGGACCCCAGGCTTTTCCGGAGCTGATTTGGCCAACCTTGTCAACGAGGCTGCGCTGTTGGCCGCCAGACAAAACAAGAAAACAGTCTGCATGGTTGATTTCGAGAACTCCAAAGATAAAGTCCTGATGGGCGTCGAACGGAAGAGTATCGTTATCAGCGAGGAAGAGCGAAAGGTGACCGCCTATCATGAGGCCGGACATACATTGGTGGCAAAGGTTCTCCCCGGAACCGACCCGATTCACAAGGTGACGATTATTCCGCGCGGCAGGGCGCTCGGCATGACCCAACAGTTGCCAATCGACGAGAAGCACAACTACGCGAAAGAGTACCTCCTCAACGAGATTGCCATTATGATGGGCGGACGCGTTGCGGAGGAGTTGGTGATCGGTCAGATGACGACCGGCGCAGGGAACGACATCGAACGGGCAACCGATCTGGCCAGGAAGATGGTGTGCGAGTGGGGCATGAGCGAGAAGCTTGGTCCGCTTACATTCGGCAAGCGCGAAGAGATGATCTTTTTAGGTCGGGAGATCGCCCAGCATCAGGATTACAGCGAACATACGGCGGTAGAGATCGATCAAGAAGTGAAGCAGATCGTCATGACCAACTACGAAAAAGCCAAGACGTTGATCATTGATCGAATTGGTATCCTGCACGCCTTAGCCAAGGCCCTGCTGGAGACCGAGGCGCTTGACGGTTTTCAGATTGATGCCATCGTGAACGGGGCTGCCGCCCCGGCTCAGGCCCGCGTCTAA